The DNA sequence TTAGGAGGCAAATCAACTGAAGCCCAAGTGTCATTATGTTCAAGAGCCTCAATCTCCGCTCTCATGGATGTGCACCATTCAGGATAATTCTTAGCTTCTTGGTAATTTTTCGACTTAGATTGAGAAGTAATGGAAACAACAAATGATTTTTGTGACAGTACATAGTCAGGCACAAATTAAGTGTTTGTGATATTTGTTGTTGACACTTGTAGCAAGCAGATGTGGTCAGTTGTCAAATtgggaaattttatttgcaagtttattaatatatataataagggtTTTGCTACGtatcaatcattatttatctctaCATTCTatattttgacaattttttttttataggatgtagGATGTGGAGTAGTGAATAgtgattaataagaaaaattattcagaATTTGATATAAAAACTGACACGTCAGTTGTCACAATATTATAAGTagtataaaaaaagatttaattctttgattgtttttataactattttaactGATGTGCAGTACTCAGCGATACACTTATTAAcacactaattttttttaagtagcgTGACTCTTGTGGCATGAGTTCATTGGTCCACTTCAAGATTTGATCAAGCAATTAACGCTTCAACATTCGTCTCTAGCTCTTTCAAATTGTAGTTTTGGGGAAGTCCATTGAGATGCTGAATGTTGCTTCAGATCAACGAAGAGCAAACTGATTTCAATTAACACCAGCAAGGACCAAACCGATAAAATGGTAGGAGAATAATTTGTAAACCATCATGGACCTGTGCCCAGAATTTGAAACTTGGATAATACTATTTCTggcccaaaagaaaaagaaaacgacaCATGATTTAGAAGCAACTTCAGCTTTGTAAAACAGGACTGATAAAATTGATTTAGCAATGAtatgcatcagttactattcactctcaaatctcatatttataagtttttttttcattgagtGTGGTGGTATTTTTCATAGAAAACATCTGTTTctaaatcaatttgaaaaattcttctcgTCGACTACTATTCATTAACTCACACCCCCacactatgaaaaaaaaactttaaatatagaatgtgaaaatgaatagtagctgatgcatTCCTCGTACTTGTTAAGacctccttttttttattttgcattgcCAAGAGGCAAGAACCTCTTTTAGTGTGCGTAGgtaattatatatcaaaatgctTGGAAGAGAGCGAGGAAGGGGGGTTTAAACCAAATCAAGATTGTTGGGTAAAAGATGGTTGATTTGTTATGCTAGGACAGTTAAGAAGCACAGATCATTCTCTGCCATGCAGTACCTTTCTGAAGGAGACACATGATTTGTGTTGCAGCCCCAACTTCAGTCTCCCCCTCAAACTTCCACCCTCCAAAAGGAGCCAAAACTGTGTGAACAACAAACAATTCTACTATATCTAACCGTAGTTGCGTTGCTTGACCAGTGACTCTCCCATTGCACATGGTTAACCAACTTTTCTATTCAAAATGTTCTTTGCACCTATTTATCTTTCTGAAACTGAAAGATCATTAAAAGACTCAGTTACAGGCTTGTTTAAAGTTGCAAACTCCGTATTCCTTCTTTGCAAGTGCATGAGAAACTCAATCATGAAAAGCGTATTTGAAGAGCGACCACTTCCTCACATTTCAAACGATGCATCAACTAGCGGCCAACCTAAAGATGATCAAGAAATGGGCTATAATGCCATGCCAAAGGGTGGAGGTGTCTCGAACAAATCAGCCTTTAGCTGCTTTCCACAAGGAATTGATCTAAATCTTGGACGGGTGGTAAGAGacttgtctattttttttctgtttttttaattaaccaGACGCTATATTGAACCTCACTTGCGGCGGAGGAAAACCTTTACAGAAAACAAGCCAATCCAAAAGCAAACTACAACTTCCCCcccattaaaaaacaattaccTATTTGCAACGAACATACGCAATGCCCATTTTGTCGCAACCCTCTAGTCAACCTCGGTAAGTCAAGACAGTTAGTAAACAACCTATTTTCCCCCATCGCTCCGGCCTTGGCTAAAGAGTCTGCTACTTGGTTGCCTTCTCTATACAAGTGTTTAATAGAGAAATCAAAATCTACCAACAAGTGCCTTTTCGATACTTGGTTGCCTTGTCTATATATTGAGCTTTTTTAGTATAAGACCACCCGATTTTCCTCGCCAAGAGTGTGAACTCCTTTCAAATGCACACTGATTGAGGCAATTCTTATGTAGTTCTGTTCCTGATTGTGGGTTTGAACTGCTTTAAACATTTATGCTACCGTTTCTaacaataaattcaatttacatgatcatccTTTCAATTTTAGACTTGTGGTACGGACATTATACTTGATGTCGAGTCAGAATGGTCATGAAAACCAAGTGTACATACTCTTTTAAGCATCAATTTCTGAGGAGAAGCAAATCATGAACATACTCTCTATTATAGATACTTAAGTGTACAGTATAGAATGACAGGGCAGAGAAGGGATGACATCTCTACTAAACAAGTCTGCAAGTTTAACAAAATATTGTCATACATCTGGGATTGAGGAGCTGCTAGATGGAACTGTCTCAAGGGTAGCATAACGGATTGTTAAATCAACACTACGGTTAAATTCCTTGTCTTTTGAAAGCGAGGAAATGTTTTTAATCGTTTCCAGTTTTTCAAACTCACAAGTACTTCTAGGCTCAATATGTTAATCAAATAATCAAAGCTAGAAGCTTTAAACATTGTCTAGATGTGAGTTGCTTTATAAAGCTTTTACCGAATCCTTCACTATTGACATTTTGGTAAGCATACGGGTGAGtttcacctatatatatatgtatgaaatgCAGGTTTTAGCAGAGATGGTAGGGACTTTCATTTTGATGTTTTCTGTATGCGGGATCATAGCGTGCACCCAGCTAATTAGAGGAGAATTGGGTCTTTTGGAGTATGCAACCACAGCAGGATTGACGGTGGTGGTTGTGATTTTCTCCATTGGTCATATCTCTTGTGCGCACGTCAATCCTGCCGTCACATTAGCTTTTGCAACCTTTGGTCATTTTCCATGGTCCAAGGTACATAAATTTTCCACCCTTGGTCTATgaggatgttttaagtattgaAGTTCTCCTTCCCACCTTGTCTGTGCAGGTTCCGTTCTACATATTGGCACAAACGCTGGGTTCCGTGTTGGCAACATGTATTGGACAGTCTGTCTATGGTCTTAAATCAGAAATATTGACCACGCGGCCACTCCATGGCTGCAGTTCTGCTTTCTGGGTGGAGCTCATTGCGACTTTTATCATCATGTTCCTTGCTGCATCATTGACAGACCAATATCACTCTGTAAGGATATTGATTCCTAATCTGTCAGTCGGAAGATCCTTATTGAAGAATCCTAATTCCCatcatttaaaacttataacGTCTTGCAGATAGGCCATTTGTCTGGCTTTGTTGTTGGAATATCCATTACACTAGCCGTGTTAATCACAGGGTAGGTACAAACTATATCCATGATGCCTACAATTGCCAAGATCGGTTCCCTTCTGTTCTCTTACTCCTACATTTCTTACATCAATTTCTCTGGTTTGCAATTGCATTGCAGGCCTGTTTCAGGAGGATCAATGAATCCTGCAAGGTCATTGGGACCTGCAATCATTTCAGGGAAATTCAAGGACTTATGGATATATGTAACTGCCCCAGTGATTGGAGCTGTGGCAGGTGCCCTTCTGTATCAAGGCCTACGTCTTCAACCCCGCTCATGTTGTCCCGCCTCTTAAGGCAAGTCTCGTGGATCATACCTTGGCCTGGGCTCAAGTTAGTGCAGAATGTATTTAGATTAGCCATGTTTCATGGATGCTTGTAACCAAACTAATGCAGAAGCAGCCACCGGCCAGATgccacaacattttttaaagtatCAAAGTgctttatagtttatatacttaATTTGTCTTTGTTTCCGTGTGGATTGGAGCTTTTTTGTATAGGGTCAAAATAAGTCCAAGTATAATGAAGTTAAAGCACGTAAGTATGCAGAATATTGATTTTGGAGTTTATTTGCGTTTTGGGCCCAATGGATCTCGTATAATCCTCTTCTATTAACTAAGGGGCTATCCCGCCCCGCATGGGCAGTGGTGGGGTTTTGCACCCCGGAACCCACCTCCAGTGTGCGGGAGTGGGGTATCTCGTTCGGGTACCAGGGTGAGGGGGCGAACAACCATCCGTccccccccaccccaccccaagGGGGGCGTCCATCAATTGGCCAACGGCCCAGAACATGTTTCTGGGCCCACAATGGAGGTGGAGGTGACGATAACGGAAGCATTCCGGAGTCATTTTATACGAATGGGGGCCTCAAGCTACGAGTCGTTTGGACTATCAGCTCTTTGATCGCGGCCTCGGGGCCCTGTGGGcccaaaaattaacaaaaaaaatacaaataacaaaaaaaatgaatttacaataataaaaaataatatacaaattaagagaaaatgaagTATTACCACaacctaataaattaataattacaactaagctattacaataatataaatttagagaaaacaattacaaacataaaacattgtatcaacattaaaaataactaaatcatTGAATACAACTGAACTAAGTGAATTGTTTGACATTTGGCACGGGTGGCCAAGGGTGGAAAGACATGTAAATATTGCTTCCTACTGTGAGatcataaaatctgaaatattaacaatttaataagaaaataaattagaattataaacaagaaacaaaaattaaaattacaaaaatatattagaaatgaaaaattaaaaactaaaatctgaCTAACCAAGATGGGATGAGGATCAAGATGAGAATAGATCACTTGAATTTTAATCCTTGGGCTTAAGATTAGAATTGAGGCTTGAGCTGCGCATATGAAATGaagattataaaagttaaaaaaatagaagaaaaataattagatatcaaaaattatataaatacgaaaaataattaatagacaatacaaattatacaaacgTATGGCAAATGGCAATGGTGGATCTAATACCACGAAGTCATACTGCAGTGGAGGTAGATCTCGTCTCATGTAATGTTACAACATGAAATCAACGATTACCAAATCCAAGTTAacttaatttagggttttcctaaattaatttaaggtttcaaATTGGAACCCCGCAAccataaaacgacgtcgtttcgtCAGATACAAAACGACTTCTTTTTATAACTACGGggtttcttttatataaatacatatgtatatatatatatataagggagGGGAAAATCGGGGCGTATGGCAGCACGGTGCCCTACCTTTCCCATGTAGGGGCGAGGTAGCGGGACCCCGTTGCCCCCCTCCTTTTAATTAACGAGAAATATATTAGCTACAAAAAGATCTCATCTCTCTTTGTTCTCTGCATCTTCTTTTTGTCTTCATCTATGCGtcatctctcttcttcttcgtcctctctctctctctcttctttgcaTCTTCTTTTTTGGTGGATTGTCACCGGTTGTTTAGGAAATGCAGCTCATGTAGAAGTATTCGAGTGGCAACTCACCAACGAAAATAAAGGCCACCATGTGAGAGAAGCAGGTCATGCGACTGCCACTCGAGATGGTCAAACCAAGATCGACAACGGTGGCATCGTGCGGGGTGGTGAAGCTTTACAAAAGTAAATACAGAAATCAACAtgacttgatataatatattatattattaaattattttttattggaaaatagatttaacatatgatatgaaatcatgtcagtttgtaaatttatttttatgaaatctttatGTAGTTCTACTTTTTATTCTAAGATAATGCTAGAAGAGTTATAACATGCACTACATACATTAATACGTCaccaattatttattattctggTAATTATATGGCACCAATCACATATATTGTTAAAtcaatgagtaatgctacatctCCCGGGAGATGTAGCTCGAAAATCTACCAAAAaggtaaaaatgtatttttatattttttatttcttttattttatgtatttttttaatcatcataaatattttaaaaaaaaataaaaaaattataatattattaaaaaaatacttttttaatcactaattaaaaaaaaatacaacatttgaGACACTTTTTAGATCCCAAATTTGGGACGTCCAGCATTTctataaatcaattttataatGAGTATAATTAATGGAgagtttaatattattctttattcagCCGCCTAAAAGACAAGTCACAAGGAGATGGAAACTAATTTATTGGTAGTGCGTGATGGAATATGGGGAGCCTCATGTCACCAATTTAAACAAACCAAAGTTATGATTCTCCAATGGTCTCCTTGCAataacactatatatataattatatatatatataccatcaaAGTATTGAATTAAGTAAAAGATTCTGCGTCACCATAAGCCAATGAGATCCATGATCTGCACCTCAAACAAAACAATTCACCGGCCTTCCTCCTCCTGCATAGTTTTCCTGCCACTCTGTTTAATTGGCGTAGATCATGTCTGAGATgaaaataggtttttttttttaattactaatttaaacttttgatttaaaataaataaataaataaattatgatgtTCAGTATCAAAGATGTGATTATTGTAAAAACCCAGCTTCGTCCCCTCTACTTGGCTGCTTTAACCTCGTTCTCATCTCCTTAGCTAATATCTCAAGAAACAAGCACTcctattattttacttttccttgagggaaaaaaaataggtattttatctcaactcatcattacaacttttttaaatcccaatacaaaatataataaacaattcaactttttcaaatctcaaaataataataataataaataataatattctaataatattttatcatctcaactcaactcaactcaactcagtttaatatCAAAATGCACACTAAATAATATTCGTTTAGTCTtggtttggattggaaactcatctcaactcatctcattttatcattacaacttttctaaattcttagataaaatataataaacaattttatttttttaaattttaaaataataataatattttattcaactcatctaaaataattttaactcatgAGTCTAAACGTTTTTTTTAGGAGGATGCCCCCACGCGGCCCCAACCCCAAGCCCAAGGTCAAAGGAAAAGGGAGAAGTGGTTTTCATTCTGCCTTAAACAAAGCATTAGATTTTGCTACACGTCTTAATCTTTGGTGCTACTTGTTCATGTGCTGACGCTCTT is a window from the Juglans regia cultivar Chandler chromosome 7, Walnut 2.0, whole genome shotgun sequence genome containing:
- the LOC109010480 gene encoding probable aquaporin NIP7-1 isoform X1 codes for the protein MFFAPIYLSETERSLKDSVTGLFKVANSVFLLCKCMRNSIMKSVFEERPLPHISNDASTSGQPKDDQEMGYNAMPKGGGVSNKSAFSCFPQGIDLNLGRVVLAEMVGTFILMFSVCGIIACTQLIRGELGLLEYATTAGLTVVVVIFSIGHISCAHVNPAVTLAFATFGHFPWSKVPFYILAQTLGSVLATCIGQSVYGLKSEILTTRPLHGCSSAFWVELIATFIIMFLAASLTDQYHSIGHLSGFVVGISITLAVLITGPVSGGSMNPARSLGPAIISGKFKDLWIYVTAPVIGAVAGALLYQGLRLQPRSCCPAS
- the LOC109010480 gene encoding probable aquaporin NIP7-1 isoform X2, producing the protein MFFAPIYLSETERSLKDSVTGLFKVANSVFLLCKCMRNSIMKSVFEERPLPHISNDASTSGQPKDDQEMGYNAMPKGGGVSNKSAFSCFPQGIDLNLGRVVLAEMVGTFILMFSVCGIIACTQLIRGELGLLEYATTAGLTVVVVIFSIGHISCAHVNPAVTLAFATFGHFPWSKVPFYILAQTLGSVLATCIGQSVYGLKSEILTTRPLHGCSSAFWVELIATFIIMFLAASLTDQYHSIGHLSGFVVGISITLAVLITG